In Sphingomonas sp., a single window of DNA contains:
- the map gene encoding type I methionyl aminopeptidase: MVKTPQELDLMREAGRLLAQVFEMLDRTPLAGMSTLEIDTLVERYITEDLAARPASKGQYGYGFVLNCSINHVVCHGVPDAATIVQDGDIINLDITLEKNGFIADSSKTYMVGEVSPHARSLVKVTQEAMWKGIAQVRPGATLGDIGAAIERHAKQHGYAVVRDYCGHGIGREMHEEPSVLHFGRPGTGMTLREGMTFTIEPMLNQGTRKVTTLDDGWTVVTNDRKLSAQFEHTVAVTATGVEILTLREGERLPV, translated from the coding sequence ATGGTCAAGACCCCGCAGGAACTCGACCTGATGCGCGAGGCCGGCCGGCTGCTGGCCCAGGTGTTCGAGATGCTCGACCGCACGCCGCTCGCCGGCATGTCGACGCTGGAGATCGACACGCTGGTCGAGCGCTACATCACCGAGGATCTCGCCGCCCGCCCCGCCAGCAAGGGGCAATATGGCTATGGCTTCGTGCTCAATTGCTCGATCAACCATGTCGTCTGCCACGGCGTGCCCGATGCCGCGACGATCGTGCAGGACGGCGACATCATCAACCTCGACATCACGCTGGAAAAGAACGGCTTCATCGCCGATTCGAGCAAGACCTACATGGTCGGCGAAGTCTCGCCCCACGCGCGCAGCCTGGTGAAGGTGACGCAGGAGGCGATGTGGAAGGGCATCGCCCAGGTCCGCCCGGGTGCGACGCTGGGCGATATCGGCGCCGCGATTGAGCGCCACGCCAAGCAGCACGGCTATGCCGTGGTGCGCGACTATTGCGGGCACGGCATCGGCCGCGAGATGCACGAGGAACCCTCGGTCCTCCATTTCGGCCGCCCCGGCACCGGCATGACACTGCGCGAGGGCATGACCTTCACGATCGAGCCGATGCTCAACCAGGGCACGCGCAAGGTCACCACGCTCGACGATGGCTGGACGGTGGTGACCAACGATCGCAAGCTCTCAGCCCAGTTCGAGCATACCGTGGCGGTGACCGCCACCGGCGTCGAGATACTCACGCTGCGCGAAGGCGAACGCCTCCCCGTCTGA
- the secG gene encoding preprotein translocase subunit SecG, which translates to MFTFLLVVQFIIAALLVGVILVQKSEGGGLTSGGSPAGLMSARGAADFLTRLTAILATAFILMSIVLAFLAATRHSTKIDAGLQKAPAAVAPLTVPTAPAPTGNDTAPTGNSAVPFSQ; encoded by the coding sequence ATGTTCACCTTCCTCCTCGTCGTTCAGTTCATCATCGCTGCCCTGCTGGTGGGGGTGATCCTCGTTCAGAAGTCGGAGGGTGGCGGTCTCACCTCGGGCGGCAGCCCGGCCGGTCTCATGTCGGCGCGCGGCGCGGCCGATTTCCTGACGCGGCTCACCGCGATTTTGGCGACCGCGTTCATCCTGATGAGCATCGTGCTCGCCTTCCTGGCGGCCACCCGGCACTCGACCAAGATCGACGCGGGCCTGCAGAAGGCGCCCGCCGCGGTCGCCCCGCTCACGGTCCCGACCGCACCGGCGCCGACCGGCAACGATACGGCCCCGACCGGCAACAGCGCGGTTCCGTTCAGCCAGTAA
- a CDS encoding SH3 domain-containing protein — MDAVRPDIADIRLAGRVFAPHYASPMPRVIHFETPLRATAKGDEPILTQLQKGDVFEVLEIAGSHAWGVAPGPALVGYIDASALGETE; from the coding sequence GTGGACGCCGTCCGCCCCGACATCGCCGATATCCGCCTCGCGGGCCGCGTGTTCGCGCCGCATTATGCATCACCGATGCCACGCGTGATCCATTTCGAAACTCCGTTGCGCGCGACCGCCAAGGGCGACGAGCCGATACTGACCCAGCTGCAAAAGGGCGACGTCTTCGAGGTTCTCGAAATCGCCGGCAGCCATGCCTGGGGTGTCGCCCCCGGTCCGGCCTTGGTCGGCTATATCGACGCATCGGCCTTGGGGGAGACCGAATGA
- a CDS encoding MarR family transcriptional regulator, producing the protein MSEQTLWGWKNTLIDYVRSGEPDLTNRQMALLMLVYLDPGPHTVRGLARALNVSKPVVTRALNRLGTLGYLRRQRDDTDKRNIFVARTAEGAEFLAEFGHFLAGNTISEPVPERADA; encoded by the coding sequence ATGTCCGAACAGACCCTGTGGGGGTGGAAGAATACGCTGATCGATTATGTGCGCTCGGGCGAGCCCGATCTCACCAATCGGCAGATGGCGCTGCTGATGCTTGTATATCTCGACCCCGGCCCCCATACGGTGCGCGGTCTGGCGCGGGCGCTCAACGTCTCGAAGCCGGTGGTCACGCGCGCCTTGAATCGCCTGGGCACGCTCGGCTATCTGCGCCGCCAGCGCGACGACACCGACAAGCGCAACATCTTCGTAGCGCGCACCGCGGAAGGGGCAGAGTTTCTTGCAGAGTTCGGGCATTTCCTCGCTGGCAACACCATCAGCGAGCCAGTCCCAGAGCGCGCCGACGCGTAA
- the zwf gene encoding glucose-6-phosphate dehydrogenase, with protein MMQQPVGKLLLFGATGDLAQRMLLPSLYALHADGLLPDGLTITGTARSEHDDEGYRAFAAKALDQFLPADRKDDSAVAGFLQRVHYQTLDASQTEGYAALKDKLGDISGGLAIFLSTAPWLFGPTIKGLESAGLAGENVRISLEKPLGRDLASSCEINDIVAQAFPEERTFRIDHYLGKETVQNILALRFGNSLFEPVWNARGIDSVQITVSETVGLEGRAGFYEDTGALRDMVQNHMLQLVALIAMEPPARFDGTSIRDEKVKVLRSLRKITPAEAPNLTVVGQYGGGAVKGQIVRDYATDLGKESRTETFVAIKAHVDNWRWQGVPFYLRTGKRLAERRSEIVIQFKPVPHSIFAERGGMLQPNALVIRLQPEEYVQLLVMAKQPGLDREGYRLREVPLNLSLDAEFAGTTRRIAYERLLLDLIEGDPTLFVRRDEVEAQWEWIDAIRAGWDANDLKPKPYASGSWGPSLSIALTERDGVHWHE; from the coding sequence ATGATGCAGCAGCCCGTCGGCAAATTGCTTCTGTTCGGTGCCACCGGTGATCTGGCGCAGCGGATGCTGCTTCCCTCGCTCTACGCGCTGCACGCCGATGGCCTGCTTCCCGATGGCCTCACCATCACCGGCACCGCGCGCTCCGAGCATGACGACGAAGGCTATCGCGCCTTCGCCGCCAAGGCGCTCGACCAGTTCCTGCCCGCCGATCGGAAGGACGACAGCGCTGTCGCCGGTTTCCTCCAGCGCGTGCACTATCAGACGCTCGATGCCTCGCAGACCGAGGGCTATGCTGCACTGAAGGACAAGCTGGGCGACATCTCCGGCGGGCTCGCCATCTTCCTGTCGACCGCGCCCTGGCTGTTCGGCCCGACGATCAAGGGCCTCGAATCGGCAGGCCTTGCCGGTGAGAATGTCCGCATCAGCCTGGAGAAGCCGCTCGGCCGCGACCTCGCCTCCAGCTGCGAGATCAACGACATCGTCGCGCAGGCCTTCCCCGAGGAGCGCACTTTCCGCATCGATCACTATCTGGGCAAGGAGACGGTGCAGAACATCCTGGCGCTGCGCTTCGGCAACTCGCTGTTCGAGCCGGTGTGGAACGCGCGCGGGATCGACAGCGTGCAGATCACCGTCTCGGAAACGGTGGGCCTCGAAGGCCGCGCCGGCTTCTACGAGGATACCGGTGCGCTGCGCGACATGGTGCAGAACCACATGCTCCAGCTCGTCGCGCTGATCGCGATGGAGCCCCCTGCCCGCTTCGACGGCACCTCGATCCGCGACGAGAAGGTCAAGGTGCTGCGCTCGCTGCGCAAGATCACGCCCGCCGAGGCGCCCAACCTCACCGTGGTCGGCCAATATGGCGGCGGCGCAGTGAAGGGGCAGATCGTCCGCGACTATGCCACCGATCTCGGCAAGGAGTCGCGCACCGAGACCTTCGTCGCGATCAAGGCGCATGTCGACAATTGGCGCTGGCAGGGCGTGCCCTTCTATCTGCGCACCGGCAAGCGCCTCGCCGAGCGCCGCTCGGAAATCGTCATCCAGTTCAAGCCGGTGCCGCACTCGATCTTCGCCGAGCGCGGCGGCATGCTCCAGCCCAACGCGCTGGTCATCCGCTTGCAGCCCGAGGAATATGTCCAGCTGCTGGTGATGGCCAAGCAGCCGGGCCTCGACCGCGAGGGCTATCGCCTGCGCGAAGTGCCGCTCAACCTCAGCCTCGACGCCGAGTTCGCCGGCACCACCCGCCGCATCGCCTATGAGCGCCTGCTGCTCGACCTGATCGAGGGCGATCCCACGCTGTTCGTCCGACGCGACGAGGTGGAAGCGCAGTGGGAATGGATCGATGCGATCCGCGCCGGCTGGGACGCCAATGATCTCAAGCCCAAGCCCTATGCCTCGGGCAGCTGGGGCCCCTCGCTCTCGATCGCGCTCACCGAGCGCGACGGGGTGCACTGGCACGAATGA
- a CDS encoding YaiI/YqxD family protein, with protein MPHILVDADACPVKEEIYKVAWRMEVPVTIVSNAHLRIPQHPLVTRVVVSDGFDAADDWIAERTDAGSVVITADILLADRCLKVGAAAVLAPNGKPFTTSSIGSAVAVRAIMADLRAGGDRIGGPPPFAKEDRSRFLSALDSALVQVKRAAAG; from the coding sequence ATGCCTCATATCCTCGTCGATGCGGATGCCTGCCCCGTGAAGGAAGAGATCTACAAGGTCGCCTGGCGGATGGAGGTGCCGGTGACGATCGTGAGCAACGCCCACCTCCGCATTCCCCAGCACCCGCTGGTTACCCGCGTGGTGGTGAGCGATGGCTTCGACGCCGCCGACGACTGGATCGCCGAGCGCACCGATGCCGGTTCGGTGGTGATCACCGCGGACATCCTGCTCGCCGATCGCTGCCTAAAGGTCGGCGCGGCGGCGGTGCTGGCGCCCAATGGCAAGCCCTTCACCACCAGCTCGATCGGCAGCGCGGTGGCGGTGCGCGCGATCATGGCCGATCTGCGCGCCGGTGGTGACCGCATCGGCGGCCCGCCGCCCTTCGCCAAGGAGGATCGCTCGCGCTTTCTCTCGGCGCTGGATAGTGCGCTGGTGCAGGTGAAGCGCGCCGCTGCCGGATGA
- a CDS encoding PEPxxWA-CTERM sorting domain-containing protein, translated as MKSRVLSGAALMLATMCGTPALAADFYLFNNSPSGSVKLTVNGASSINAFQTGWFDSNGTHYNAWTNYFTGSLTSSGSTTEYRSFFSFFPTGPVTSASLTIGNALAGGYGNATARPLELTLYDVTSSIVGLQQYNGAEGIFDDLGAGTVLGRITVNGAAAGYTIDLNQAGVDAINAAYYSAGPFTVGARLTASAVPEPAAWAMLLGGVGVMGGALRVRRRRTTVRYA; from the coding sequence ATGAAGAGTCGGGTTTTGTCGGGCGCAGCCTTGATGCTCGCCACCATGTGCGGCACGCCCGCCCTGGCGGCGGACTTCTATCTCTTCAACAATTCGCCCAGCGGCTCCGTCAAGCTCACGGTGAACGGCGCCAGTAGCATCAATGCCTTTCAGACCGGCTGGTTCGACAGCAACGGCACGCACTATAACGCGTGGACCAACTACTTCACCGGTAGCCTGACCAGCTCGGGCTCGACGACGGAGTATCGCTCCTTCTTCAGCTTCTTCCCGACGGGTCCGGTGACCAGTGCGTCGCTGACCATCGGCAACGCGCTTGCCGGCGGCTATGGCAATGCGACGGCCCGGCCGCTCGAGCTGACGCTGTACGACGTCACCAGTTCGATCGTCGGGCTGCAGCAATATAATGGAGCCGAGGGGATCTTCGACGATCTCGGCGCGGGGACCGTGCTGGGCAGGATCACGGTGAACGGCGCGGCCGCGGGCTATACGATCGACCTGAACCAGGCGGGTGTCGATGCGATCAACGCGGCCTATTACAGTGCCGGTCCCTTCACCGTCGGCGCGCGCCTGACCGCCAGCGCGGTGCCCGAGCCGGCGGCGTGGGCGATGCTGCTCGGCGGCGTCGGTGTGATGGGTGGGGCGTTGCGCGTACGCCGGCGGCGGACCACGGTCCGCTACGCCTGA
- the pgl gene encoding 6-phosphogluconolactonase produces the protein MTTEIEWWDYEDTAEMGDALAGDVQFIIESAIDARGAAVIALAGGRTPGPIYAKLSKAKLDWKRVTIIPTDDRIVPMGDPMSNVTGLAKVFLPLGARVIPVVSEKADDYKAAGRAADARLQDFHWPLDLCLLGMGADGHTASIFPGSDLQEALTGPKERRALGVMPDPLPPEAPVPRVTLSLAAIVSARALMIAITGQEKKDVLERAISEGAGSTLPIGRVLAETELPVDIHWSL, from the coding sequence ATGACGACCGAAATCGAATGGTGGGACTATGAAGACACCGCCGAAATGGGCGATGCGCTCGCCGGCGACGTCCAGTTCATCATCGAGAGCGCGATCGACGCGCGCGGCGCGGCAGTCATCGCGCTCGCCGGTGGCCGCACCCCCGGCCCGATCTACGCCAAGCTCAGCAAGGCCAAGCTCGACTGGAAGCGCGTGACGATCATCCCGACGGACGATCGCATCGTGCCGATGGGCGATCCGATGTCGAACGTCACCGGCCTCGCCAAGGTGTTCCTGCCGCTCGGCGCCCGCGTCATCCCGGTCGTCAGCGAGAAGGCCGACGACTACAAGGCCGCCGGCCGCGCGGCGGACGCGCGCCTGCAGGACTTCCACTGGCCGCTCGACCTCTGCCTGCTCGGTATGGGCGCCGATGGCCACACCGCCTCGATCTTCCCCGGCTCCGACCTCCAGGAAGCGCTGACCGGCCCCAAGGAGCGTCGTGCGCTGGGCGTGATGCCCGATCCGCTGCCGCCCGAGGCGCCCGTCCCCCGCGTAACCCTGTCGCTCGCCGCGATCGTCTCGGCACGCGCGCTGATGATCGCGATCACCGGCCAGGAGAAGAAGGACGTGCTCGAGCGCGCCATCTCCGAAGGCGCCGGCTCGACCCTCCCGATCGGCCGCGTGCTTGCCGAAACCGAACTACCTGTCGACATCCACTGGAGCCTGTAA
- the eda gene encoding bifunctional 4-hydroxy-2-oxoglutarate aldolase/2-dehydro-3-deoxy-phosphogluconate aldolase, translating to MRTAPVIPVLVIDDAAKARPLAEALVKGGLRVLEVTMRTPAALEAIREMKKVPGAIVGAGTVVNTQQFEQVMQEDAEFIVSPGLTDRLGDAIVKSGVPYLPGIANAGDIMRGMDLGLSHFKFFPAETSGGLKALKALAAPFYQAKFCPTGGVSLASAPEWLAFDPVLCVGGSWITSGSLDEVEAKAREAAALPR from the coding sequence ATGCGTACCGCGCCGGTCATCCCGGTGCTGGTGATCGACGACGCCGCCAAGGCGCGCCCGCTTGCCGAGGCGCTGGTCAAGGGCGGCCTGCGCGTGCTCGAAGTGACGATGCGCACCCCCGCTGCGCTCGAAGCGATCCGCGAGATGAAGAAGGTCCCCGGTGCCATCGTCGGCGCGGGCACCGTCGTGAACACGCAGCAGTTCGAGCAGGTCATGCAGGAGGATGCCGAGTTCATCGTCTCCCCCGGCCTGACCGACCGCCTCGGTGACGCAATCGTGAAGAGCGGCGTGCCCTATCTGCCGGGCATCGCCAATGCCGGCGACATCATGCGCGGCATGGATCTCGGCCTCAGCCACTTCAAGTTCTTCCCCGCCGAAACCTCGGGCGGCCTCAAGGCGCTCAAGGCGCTCGCCGCGCCCTTCTACCAGGCGAAGTTCTGCCCGACCGGCGGCGTCAGCCTGGCGAGCGCGCCCGAGTGGCTGGCGTTCGATCCGGTGCTCTGCGTCGGCGGCAGCTGGATCACCAGCGGTTCGCTGGACGAGGTGGAAGCCAAGGCGCGCGAAGCCGCCGCCCTGCCGCGGTGA
- the argC gene encoding N-acetyl-gamma-glutamyl-phosphate reductase: MIAHVFIDGAAGTTGLEIRERLAGRLEIEVMVLDDQDRKDPKKRAQALNAADFVILCLPDDAAREAVAMIENERTRVIDASTAYRTAADWTYGFAELEPGQAAAIAEAARVSNPGCYPTGFLALVRPLIRAGLIPHDFPLSVNAVSGYSGGGRAMIAEFEGDGAELTATAFRPYGLSLAHKHVPEMQKHARIEHPPIFLPSVARTYRGMIVEVPLPLFAFTRKPSVEALENVLRDAYRDSPVVQVLPADVPTVSIEENAGTDRLSVRVFGNDETRQARLVATLDNLGKGAAGAAVQNLNIMAGLDPTAGLVL, from the coding sequence ATGATCGCGCACGTATTCATCGACGGCGCCGCCGGGACCACCGGCCTCGAGATTCGCGAGCGGCTTGCCGGTCGGCTGGAGATCGAGGTGATGGTCCTCGACGACCAGGACCGCAAGGATCCGAAGAAGCGCGCGCAGGCGCTCAACGCCGCCGATTTCGTCATCCTCTGCCTGCCCGACGACGCAGCGCGCGAAGCGGTGGCGATGATCGAGAACGAGCGGACGCGGGTGATCGACGCCTCGACCGCCTATCGCACCGCGGCCGACTGGACCTATGGTTTCGCCGAGCTCGAGCCCGGCCAGGCAGCGGCGATTGCCGAGGCGGCGCGGGTGAGCAATCCCGGCTGCTATCCCACTGGCTTCCTCGCACTCGTCCGCCCGTTGATCCGTGCCGGGCTGATCCCGCACGACTTCCCGCTGAGCGTCAACGCCGTCTCGGGCTATTCGGGCGGCGGCCGTGCGATGATCGCCGAGTTCGAGGGCGACGGCGCCGAGCTGACCGCCACCGCCTTCCGCCCCTATGGCCTGTCGCTCGCGCACAAGCATGTGCCCGAGATGCAGAAGCATGCGCGGATCGAGCATCCGCCGATCTTCCTGCCCTCGGTCGCGCGCACCTATCGCGGCATGATCGTCGAGGTGCCGCTGCCGCTGTTCGCCTTCACCCGCAAGCCCTCGGTCGAGGCGCTGGAGAACGTCTTGCGCGACGCGTATCGCGACTCGCCGGTGGTGCAGGTGCTGCCCGCCGACGTGCCGACGGTGAGCATCGAGGAAAATGCCGGCACCGATCGTCTGTCGGTGCGCGTGTTCGGCAATGACGAGACCCGTCAGGCGCGGCTGGTCGCCACGCTCGACAATCTCGGCAAGGGCGCGGCGGGTGCGGCGGTGCAGAACCTCAACATCATGGCCGGGCTCGATCCGACTGCGGGTCTGGTGCTGTAA
- a CDS encoding ParD-like family protein produces the protein MGIVKIADDLHEEARRASAVMCRSINAQAEYWMKIGMLAEANPTLPFNEIVRRQLAEAQVGAAALEAA, from the coding sequence ATGGGCATCGTGAAAATCGCCGACGACCTGCACGAGGAGGCGCGCCGCGCCAGCGCGGTGATGTGCCGCTCGATCAACGCCCAGGCCGAATATTGGATGAAGATCGGCATGCTCGCCGAGGCGAACCCTACCCTGCCCTTCAACGAGATCGTCCGCCGCCAGCTGGCCGAGGCGCAGGTTGGCGCCGCCGCGCTCGAGGCCGCCTGA
- the edd gene encoding phosphogluconate dehydratase: MANLHAEIAAVTDRVIERSKAGRAAYLDLIRRERESGNDRPKLGCANLAHAYAGTEEQRDTLKTGACMNIGIVTSYNDMLSAHAPYYRYPEQMKIWAIEAGATAQVAGGVPAMCDGVTQGYQGMELSLFSRDTIAMATAVSLSHRVFEGAALLGICDKIVPGLLMGALRFGHLPMVLIPGGPMRSGLANKEKAAVRERYAEGKATREELLDSEIAAYHGKGTCTFYGTANSNQMMMEAMGLHVPGSAFANPGTKLRQELTRHAVHRLAEIGWNGDDYRPIGHVVDERAIVNAAIVLLATGGSTNHLIHVPAFARAAGITIDWDDFDRLSRAVPLMTRVYPNGSADVNQFEDAGGPSFVIKELLRAGLMHGDALTIAKDGMAAYGRKPDIAGDALVWTEHGEKSNDENIVRTVETAFSPEGGFRILKGNIGRACIKVSAVERERWIIEAPARVFSDQLDVLEAFKAGELERDVIVVVRFQGPRANGMPELHKLTPQLGVLQNRGFKVALVTDGRMSGASGKVPAAIHLSPEALGGGPIGKVRDGDMLRLDAENGTLEALVPADEWDAREQAAPPPPAVGTGRELFAMMRHYCDEAEKGASAMLHEAGL, translated from the coding sequence ATGGCCAATCTGCACGCCGAAATCGCAGCCGTCACCGATCGGGTGATCGAGCGGTCCAAGGCGGGCCGCGCCGCCTATCTCGACCTGATCCGCCGCGAGCGCGAATCGGGCAATGACCGGCCCAAGCTGGGCTGCGCCAACCTCGCGCACGCCTATGCCGGTACCGAGGAGCAGCGGGATACGCTGAAGACCGGTGCCTGCATGAACATCGGCATCGTGACGTCGTACAACGACATGCTGTCGGCGCATGCGCCCTATTATCGCTATCCCGAGCAGATGAAGATCTGGGCGATCGAGGCCGGCGCCACCGCGCAGGTGGCCGGCGGTGTGCCGGCGATGTGCGACGGCGTGACCCAGGGCTATCAGGGCATGGAGCTGTCGCTGTTCAGCCGCGACACCATCGCGATGGCCACCGCCGTATCGCTCAGCCACCGCGTGTTCGAGGGCGCGGCGCTGCTCGGCATCTGCGACAAGATTGTGCCCGGCCTGCTGATGGGCGCGCTCCGCTTCGGCCATCTGCCAATGGTGCTGATCCCCGGCGGCCCGATGCGCTCGGGCCTCGCCAACAAGGAAAAGGCCGCGGTCCGCGAGCGCTATGCCGAGGGCAAGGCGACCCGCGAGGAACTGCTCGATTCCGAGATCGCCGCCTATCACGGCAAGGGCACCTGCACCTTCTACGGCACGGCGAACTCGAACCAGATGATGATGGAGGCGATGGGCCTCCATGTCCCCGGCTCGGCGTTCGCCAATCCGGGTACCAAGCTGCGCCAGGAGCTGACCCGCCACGCGGTCCACCGCCTCGCCGAGATCGGCTGGAACGGCGACGATTACCGTCCGATCGGCCATGTCGTCGACGAGCGCGCGATCGTGAACGCGGCGATCGTCCTGCTCGCCACCGGCGGCTCGACCAACCACCTGATCCACGTCCCCGCCTTCGCGCGCGCGGCCGGAATCACCATCGACTGGGACGATTTCGATCGTCTCTCGCGCGCGGTGCCGCTGATGACCCGCGTCTATCCGAACGGCTCGGCCGATGTGAACCAGTTCGAGGATGCCGGCGGCCCGTCCTTCGTCATCAAGGAACTGCTGCGTGCGGGTCTGATGCACGGCGACGCGCTGACCATCGCCAAGGACGGCATGGCCGCCTATGGCCGCAAGCCCGACATCGCGGGCGACGCGCTGGTCTGGACCGAGCATGGCGAGAAGAGCAACGACGAGAATATCGTCCGCACGGTGGAGACGGCCTTCTCGCCCGAGGGCGGCTTCCGCATCCTCAAGGGCAATATCGGTCGCGCCTGCATCAAGGTCTCGGCGGTTGAGCGCGAGCGCTGGATCATCGAGGCCCCTGCCCGCGTCTTCTCCGACCAGCTCGACGTGCTGGAAGCATTCAAGGCCGGCGAGTTGGAGCGCGACGTGATCGTCGTGGTCCGCTTCCAGGGCCCGCGCGCCAACGGCATGCCCGAGCTGCACAAGCTCACCCCGCAGCTCGGCGTGCTCCAGAACCGCGGCTTTAAGGTGGCGCTGGTCACCGACGGCCGCATGTCGGGCGCCAGCGGCAAGGTGCCGGCGGCGATCCATCTGTCGCCGGAAGCGCTGGGCGGCGGTCCGATCGGCAAGGTGCGCGACGGCGACATGCTCCGCCTCGATGCCGAGAACGGCACGCTGGAAGCGCTGGTCCCGGCGGACGAGTGGGATGCGCGCGAACAGGCCGCCCCGCCCCCGCCGGCGGTCGGCACCGGTCGCGAGCTGTTCGCGATGATGCGGCATTATTGCGACGAAGCTGAAAAGGGCGCGTCGGCGATGCTGCACGAAGCGGGCCTGTAA
- a CDS encoding glucokinase gives MEVVAVDIGGTHARFAVAEVAEGRVVSLSEPITQKVAEHPSLQLAWRAFGEKLGRPVPKAAAIAVASPINGDLIKLTNNPWIIRPPLIPDRLGADTWTIVNDFEAIGHAVAQLENEAFLHLCGPDTPLPDKGSITVCGPGTGLGVAQVFRHRGGYDIIATEGGHSDFAPLDAIEDALVKRLRRTYQRVSKERIVAGPAIVSIYETLADLEGVPVARLDDKAIWTLALEGKDSLAVAALDRFCLSLGAVAGDLALGHGPTAVVIAGGLGLRLKDHLLQSGFGERFVAKGRFRSLMATIPVKLITHPQPGLYGAAAAFAQEHAQ, from the coding sequence ATGGAAGTCGTCGCCGTCGACATCGGGGGGACCCACGCGCGCTTTGCCGTGGCAGAGGTCGCGGAGGGCCGCGTCGTCTCGCTCAGCGAGCCGATCACCCAGAAGGTGGCCGAACATCCCAGCCTCCAGCTCGCCTGGCGCGCCTTTGGCGAAAAGCTCGGCCGCCCGGTGCCCAAGGCCGCCGCGATCGCGGTCGCCTCGCCGATCAACGGCGACCTGATCAAGCTCACCAACAATCCCTGGATCATCCGCCCGCCGCTGATCCCCGATCGCCTCGGCGCCGATACCTGGACGATCGTCAACGATTTCGAGGCGATCGGCCACGCCGTCGCCCAGCTCGAAAACGAAGCCTTCCTGCATCTCTGCGGGCCCGATACGCCGCTGCCCGACAAGGGTTCGATCACCGTCTGCGGGCCGGGCACCGGGCTCGGCGTAGCGCAGGTGTTCCGTCACCGCGGCGGCTATGACATCATCGCCACCGAAGGCGGGCATAGCGACTTCGCCCCGCTCGACGCGATCGAGGATGCGCTGGTGAAGCGCCTGCGCCGCACCTATCAGCGCGTGTCCAAGGAGCGGATCGTCGCCGGACCGGCGATCGTCTCGATCTACGAGACGCTGGCCGACCTCGAAGGCGTGCCGGTCGCGCGGCTCGACGACAAGGCGATCTGGACGCTGGCGCTGGAAGGCAAGGACAGCCTGGCCGTGGCGGCGCTCGACCGCTTCTGCCTCAGCCTGGGTGCCGTTGCGGGCGACCTCGCGCTGGGCCATGGGCCGACCGCGGTGGTGATCGCGGGCGGTCTGGGGTTGCGCCTCAAGGACCATCTGCTGCAATCCGGCTTCGGCGAGCGATTCGTCGCCAAGGGGCGCTTCCGCTCCCTGATGGCGACGATCCCCGTCAAGCTGATCACCCATCCCCAGCCGGGCCTGTACGGCGCAGCCGCCGCCTTCGCCCAGGAGCATGCACAGTGA